Proteins from a single region of Belliella baltica DSM 15883:
- the argB gene encoding acetylglutamate kinase — MQPATLLIKYGGNAMINQELKLQIASALNTLKLAGHKIVLVHGGGPFINKALEKAQITSEFIEGQRQTNAEALFEIQKTLIGEVNADLVQLFSNNNLSAVGLSGLDAGMVQVEKKILSRKNASGELDNIDLGRVGQVKKVDSSLIQSLLSNHYTPVIACIGADESGIAYNVNADDFAGEIASALHADYYISLTDVDGLYENYPDPASLISTIPLEDLPKLYGSIIQGGMIPKIQSCELALKKGVKNALIINGTKPEQLLDFFEKNIRLGTTITQ; from the coding sequence ATGCAACCCGCAACGCTTCTCATCAAATATGGTGGGAATGCCATGATCAATCAAGAATTAAAATTACAAATCGCAAGCGCACTCAATACGCTTAAATTAGCTGGTCATAAAATAGTTCTTGTTCATGGCGGAGGCCCATTTATCAATAAGGCCTTAGAGAAAGCTCAAATCACTTCTGAATTTATTGAAGGTCAACGACAAACCAATGCTGAGGCACTTTTTGAAATCCAAAAAACTTTGATCGGTGAAGTCAATGCTGATCTTGTTCAATTATTTTCGAATAACAACTTATCTGCCGTAGGGCTTTCAGGCTTGGACGCAGGAATGGTTCAAGTTGAAAAAAAAATATTGAGCAGAAAAAACGCATCTGGAGAACTTGACAACATCGATTTAGGAAGAGTTGGACAAGTCAAAAAAGTGGACTCAAGTCTGATTCAATCACTTTTATCAAATCACTATACTCCTGTAATCGCATGTATAGGTGCTGATGAATCTGGTATAGCATACAATGTAAATGCAGATGATTTTGCTGGAGAAATAGCTTCTGCCCTTCATGCAGACTATTACATTTCATTGACAGATGTAGATGGCTTATATGAAAACTATCCGGATCCTGCTTCCTTGATTTCAACAATTCCATTAGAAGATCTTCCAAAATTATATGGTTCAATTATTCAGGGAGGAATGATTCCAAAAATTCAATCTTGTGAATTAGCACTAAAAAAAGGAGTGAAAAATGCTTTGATTATTAACGGGACGAAACCAGAACAACTATTAGATTTTTTTGAAAAAAACATAAGATTAGGAACAACAATCACACAATAA
- a CDS encoding sensor histidine kinase, with translation MSKSKMKLIIILMTLASFGLIGFQFYWVSNALRISEERFEQNIYQSLNSTISYLEKGETSDIYLSYLAKDTLMQQALFEKIDPIEIQVIQRPISRRRPSLADSVMQQPIPQFSQQFKRIIESTGFSIEILSDLDNFLNNLTPETAASILTPDEMQVLLQERERQYAYLSQAEITYRGWKSNRVEIAIERDYDIPKDLFEKIRRTNEKIEATNRAMEELLQGQKDVLSRIDTSKVAVYISNLLKERGINQSFDLAIKDDQGTIIPIKPIKDVFKLVRDGQQALLFPSDIIGRENYLMINFPTKKLYVLQQIWLPVLSSLIFIGIIIFCFVYAIKVIIRQKNLSEIKNDFINNMTHEFKTPIATVSLAVEALQDPDLANQDTFRNRYLSIIKDENKRLGTQVEKVLQSATLDKKDFKLKIEKIKIPEMLSTAVRQFELQIENKGGEIKFENQLKNEIIEGDAFHLSHMINNLLDNANKYSKENPSIKIKAWDNKEEVFISIEDNGIGMSKDALKKIFDKFYRVPMGNLHDVKGFGLGLSYVKTMLEAHHGEIQVSSEQGKGSIFTLKLPRKQ, from the coding sequence ATGTCTAAGTCCAAAATGAAGTTAATTATCATCCTGATGACGCTCGCAAGCTTTGGCTTGATCGGGTTTCAGTTCTATTGGGTGAGTAATGCACTTAGAATTAGTGAAGAGAGATTTGAACAAAACATTTATCAGTCATTGAACTCTACTATTTCATACCTTGAAAAAGGAGAAACTAGTGATATTTATTTAAGCTATCTGGCAAAGGACACGCTAATGCAGCAGGCTTTGTTTGAAAAAATAGATCCAATAGAGATTCAAGTTATACAGCGTCCTATCAGCAGAAGGAGACCATCCTTAGCCGACTCAGTAATGCAACAACCTATCCCTCAGTTTAGTCAACAATTCAAAAGAATAATAGAATCCACAGGTTTTAGCATCGAAATACTCTCAGACCTTGACAATTTTCTCAATAACCTCACCCCGGAGACGGCAGCTTCCATATTAACTCCAGATGAAATGCAAGTGCTCTTGCAAGAGCGCGAAAGACAATATGCCTATCTCAGTCAGGCAGAAATTACCTATCGAGGTTGGAAATCTAATAGAGTTGAAATAGCAATAGAGCGAGACTATGATATACCAAAGGATCTTTTCGAAAAAATAAGGAGAACAAACGAGAAAATCGAAGCCACCAATAGAGCTATGGAAGAACTTTTACAAGGTCAAAAGGATGTCTTGAGCAGGATCGATACAAGTAAGGTAGCCGTTTATATTTCTAACTTATTAAAGGAAAGAGGTATCAATCAATCTTTTGATTTAGCGATCAAAGACGACCAAGGGACAATAATCCCAATCAAGCCGATCAAAGATGTATTTAAATTAGTAAGAGATGGTCAGCAGGCACTTTTGTTTCCAAGTGATATTATAGGTAGGGAAAACTACCTCATGATTAATTTCCCAACCAAAAAACTTTACGTACTTCAACAAATATGGCTACCAGTTTTGAGTTCATTGATATTTATAGGAATTATAATTTTCTGTTTTGTATATGCGATCAAGGTAATTATTAGACAGAAAAATCTGTCAGAAATCAAAAACGATTTCATCAATAACATGACGCATGAGTTCAAAACTCCAATAGCTACTGTTAGCTTAGCTGTAGAAGCTTTGCAGGATCCTGATTTGGCCAATCAAGACACATTCCGAAATAGATATTTGAGCATTATTAAAGACGAGAACAAAAGACTTGGAACTCAGGTGGAGAAAGTACTTCAATCTGCCACTCTAGATAAAAAAGATTTTAAGCTAAAGATTGAAAAAATCAAAATTCCTGAAATGCTCTCTACAGCAGTTCGTCAGTTTGAATTGCAAATAGAAAATAAAGGAGGTGAAATCAAGTTTGAGAATCAGCTCAAGAATGAAATCATCGAAGGGGATGCCTTTCACCTATCACATATGATCAATAACTTACTCGACAATGCAAACAAATACTCCAAAGAAAACCCTTCTATAAAAATTAAAGCGTGGGACAATAAGGAAGAAGTGTTTATTTCAATCGAGGATAATGGCATAGGAATGTCAAAAGATGCTTTGAAGAAAATTTTTGATAAATTTTATCGTGTCCCAATGGGAAATCTGCATGACGTCAAGGGTTTCGGACTAGGATTATCTTATGTCAAGACAATGCTCGAAGCACACCATGGTGAAATTCAGGTGAGCAGCGAACAAGGAAAAGGAAGTATATTTACACTAAAACTACCAAGAAAACAATGA
- a CDS encoding response regulator transcription factor, producing MSKPNLLIVEDDPNLGDILNEYLTMKGYETTLCRDGEEGWSKFKKDKFHLCILDIMMPKKDGFTLGKEIKKVQEDLPIIYLSAKNLKEDVIEGLKIGADDYITKPFSMEELLLRIAAILKRTQKNVENQNLKTLVFGDFTLHYDEQQIEGPSGKHKLTSKENELIRLLASEMNKLVNRSHALKQIWGDDSYFNARSMDVYLSKIRKILKEDPRVQIITIHGEGFKMVVTE from the coding sequence ATGAGTAAACCTAACCTTTTGATCGTAGAAGATGACCCGAACCTTGGGGATATCTTGAATGAATATCTGACCATGAAAGGATACGAAACCACGCTCTGCAGAGATGGAGAAGAAGGGTGGTCCAAATTCAAAAAAGATAAATTCCACCTTTGCATTTTGGATATCATGATGCCTAAAAAAGATGGGTTTACTTTAGGCAAAGAAATTAAGAAAGTTCAGGAGGATCTTCCTATTATTTATCTCTCAGCCAAAAATCTAAAAGAAGATGTGATTGAAGGATTAAAAATCGGGGCAGATGATTACATCACCAAACCCTTTAGTATGGAAGAATTGCTACTTCGAATTGCAGCTATTCTCAAAAGAACTCAAAAAAATGTGGAAAATCAAAATCTAAAAACACTGGTTTTTGGAGATTTTACGCTTCACTACGACGAGCAGCAAATTGAAGGGCCAAGCGGAAAGCATAAACTGACCTCAAAGGAAAATGAGTTGATCAGGTTACTTGCTTCGGAAATGAATAAACTGGTAAATAGAAGTCATGCTTTGAAGCAAATTTGGGGAGATGATAGCTATTTCAATGCTAGAAGCATGGATGTTTACTTAAGCAAAATAAGGAAAATTCTTAAAGAAGATCCTAGAGTTCAAATTATCACGATTCATGGTGAAGGCTTCAAAATGGTCGTGACAGAATAA